From Frankiales bacterium, one genomic window encodes:
- a CDS encoding AAA domain-containing protein, translating to MTDAHAASPDGPQQETTVTIPDHSPQAAPAPTGPAVAGPPPAAGPTPGQAHAADSAALLEDALFQVKRVVVGQDRLVERVMVCLLAGGHVLIEGFPGLAKTLTVSTMARVIGGSMTRIQFTPDLVPADLVGTRIWRPSSEDFDIEWGPIFANLVLADEINRAPAKVQSALLEAMAERQVSIGGHTRALPTPFVVLATQNPIESEGVYNLPEAQRDRFLMHVVVPHPTYEEETAIATRMSAHAPQGEQVLTTDQLRDLQALVTDVFVHHAVQDYAVRLVMATRDPARWGFEHLQRHVALGASPRGTLGLIASARALAVLRGRRFVVPQDVFDVAPEVLRHRVTLTYDALAEGMTPDDVLREILSRVQAPRIAPRTDSGVRQDTVVVTPSPYPAAG from the coding sequence ATGACCGACGCCCACGCCGCCTCACCCGACGGACCCCAGCAGGAGACCACCGTGACCATCCCCGACCACTCCCCCCAGGCCGCACCGGCGCCGACCGGACCGGCGGTGGCGGGTCCCCCGCCCGCCGCAGGCCCGACACCGGGGCAGGCCCACGCCGCCGACTCCGCCGCGCTGCTCGAGGACGCGCTCTTCCAGGTGAAGCGCGTCGTCGTCGGGCAGGACCGCCTCGTCGAGCGCGTGATGGTCTGCCTGCTCGCGGGCGGCCACGTGCTGATCGAGGGCTTCCCCGGCCTGGCCAAGACGCTGACCGTGTCGACCATGGCCCGTGTGATCGGCGGGTCGATGACCCGCATCCAGTTCACCCCGGACCTCGTGCCGGCCGACCTCGTGGGCACGCGCATCTGGCGCCCGTCGAGCGAGGACTTCGACATCGAGTGGGGCCCGATCTTCGCCAACCTGGTTCTGGCGGACGAGATCAACCGCGCGCCCGCGAAGGTGCAGTCGGCGCTGCTCGAGGCCATGGCCGAGCGCCAGGTGAGCATCGGCGGCCACACCCGTGCCCTGCCCACGCCCTTCGTGGTGCTCGCGACCCAGAACCCCATCGAGTCCGAGGGCGTCTACAACCTGCCCGAGGCCCAGCGCGACCGCTTCCTCATGCACGTCGTGGTGCCGCACCCGACCTACGAGGAGGAGACCGCGATCGCGACGAGGATGAGCGCGCACGCCCCGCAGGGCGAGCAGGTGCTCACCACCGACCAGCTGCGCGACCTGCAGGCCCTGGTGACCGACGTCTTCGTGCACCACGCGGTGCAGGACTACGCCGTGCGCCTCGTGATGGCCACGCGCGACCCCGCGCGCTGGGGGTTCGAGCACCTCCAGCGCCACGTCGCGCTCGGCGCGAGCCCGCGCGGCACGCTCGGCCTCATCGCCTCGGCGCGCGCGCTGGCCGTGCTGCGCGGCCGTCGCTTCGTCGTGCCGCAGGACGTCTTCGACGTCGCCCCCGAGGTGCTGCGCCACCGCGTGACGCTCACCTACGACGCGCTCGCCGAGGGCATGACGCCCGACGACGTGCTGCGCGAGATCCTCTCGCGCGTGCAGGCGCCGCGCATCGCCCCGCGCACGGACTCCGGCGTCCGCCAGGACACCGTCGTCGTGACGCCGTCGCCGTACCCGGCCGCGGGATGA
- a CDS encoding DUF2127 domain-containing protein codes for MDWNLRYCSRHGHATYAPDEQELRDRLHVTTPAGEAWRCLRCATFVVGEPAGRGPAQDAPEVPRGRLLRDRVIMRLLATERGFKAVLLLALGIGILRFRGQRDAVAAAYQVDLPLLRPFADQIGWNIDGSFLTRWIEEALGLSESALTWIAVAVLAYAALQAAEAVGLWTVQRWGEYLAVVATSVFLPLEVHELLNRVTVLRLLAFAVNVAAVVWLLWSKRLFGLRGGGAAYHAEHAEESLLTVERAAAAG; via the coding sequence GTGGACTGGAACTTGCGCTACTGCTCGCGCCACGGGCACGCGACGTACGCCCCCGACGAGCAGGAGCTGCGGGACCGGCTGCACGTGACGACGCCCGCCGGCGAGGCGTGGCGGTGCCTGCGCTGCGCGACGTTCGTGGTCGGCGAGCCGGCCGGGCGCGGGCCGGCGCAGGACGCGCCCGAGGTGCCGCGCGGGCGGCTGCTGCGCGACCGGGTGATCATGCGGCTGCTCGCCACGGAGCGGGGGTTCAAGGCGGTGCTGCTGCTCGCGCTCGGCATTGGGATCCTGCGGTTCCGCGGGCAGCGCGACGCCGTGGCGGCGGCGTACCAGGTCGACCTCCCGCTGCTGCGCCCGTTCGCGGACCAGATCGGGTGGAACATCGACGGCTCGTTCCTCACCCGGTGGATCGAGGAGGCCCTCGGGCTCTCCGAGTCGGCGCTCACCTGGATCGCCGTGGCCGTGCTCGCCTACGCCGCGCTCCAGGCCGCGGAGGCGGTCGGGCTGTGGACCGTGCAGCGCTGGGGCGAGTACCTCGCCGTCGTCGCCACCAGCGTCTTCCTCCCGCTCGAGGTGCACGAGCTGCTCAACCGCGTGACGGTGCTGCGCCTGCTCGCGTTCGCGGTCAACGTGGCGGCGGTCGTCTGGCTGCTGTGGAGCAAGCGCCTGTTCGGCCTGCGCGGCGGCGGCGCGGCGTACCACGCCGAGCACGCGGAGGAGAGCCTGCTCACCGTCGAGCGCGCTGCCGCGGCAGGCTGA
- a CDS encoding acetyl-CoA C-acyltransferase has translation MSTGPTVIVAGARTPMGRLLGALKDFSAADLGGVAIKAALERSGVSPEQVDYVIMGQVIQAGAGQITARQAAVKGGISMDVPAITINKVCLSGLDAIALADQLIRAGEFEIVVAGGMESMTQAPHLLPKSREGFKYGDTALVDSMAFDALTCAFDQVAMGLSTENHNARYPVATREAQDAFAARSHQLAAVAQKNGVFAEEIAPVSVPQRKGDPILVTDDEGIRADTTAESLSRLRPAFTKDGTITAGSSSQISDGAAAVVVMSKAKAEELGLTWLAEIGAHGVVAGPDASLQEQPANAILKALGREGLTPADLDLVEINEAFAAVGIVSTDKLGLDPEKVNVNGGAIALGHPVGMSGARIALHLALELKRRGGGIGAAALCGGGGQGDALVLRVPGA, from the coding sequence ATGAGCACCGGTCCGACCGTCATCGTCGCGGGAGCACGCACGCCGATGGGCCGCCTGCTCGGCGCCCTCAAGGACTTCTCGGCCGCCGACCTCGGCGGCGTCGCGATCAAGGCCGCGCTCGAGCGCTCCGGCGTCTCGCCCGAGCAGGTCGACTACGTGATCATGGGCCAGGTCATCCAGGCCGGTGCCGGCCAGATCACCGCGCGGCAGGCCGCCGTCAAGGGCGGCATCTCGATGGACGTGCCGGCCATCACGATCAACAAGGTCTGCCTCTCGGGCCTCGACGCCATCGCGCTGGCCGACCAGCTCATCCGCGCCGGGGAGTTCGAGATCGTCGTCGCCGGCGGCATGGAGTCGATGACCCAGGCGCCCCACCTGCTGCCGAAGTCCCGCGAGGGCTTCAAGTACGGCGACACCGCGCTCGTCGACTCCATGGCGTTCGACGCGCTCACCTGCGCGTTCGACCAGGTCGCGATGGGGCTCTCGACGGAGAACCACAATGCCCGCTACCCGGTGGCCACGCGCGAGGCGCAGGACGCCTTCGCCGCACGCTCCCACCAGCTCGCCGCCGTGGCGCAGAAGAACGGTGTGTTCGCCGAGGAGATCGCGCCGGTCTCGGTGCCGCAGCGCAAGGGCGACCCGATCCTGGTCACCGACGACGAGGGCATCCGCGCCGACACCACCGCCGAGTCCCTCTCGCGGCTGCGTCCGGCCTTCACCAAGGACGGCACCATCACCGCGGGCTCGTCGTCGCAGATCTCCGACGGCGCGGCCGCCGTCGTCGTGATGAGCAAGGCGAAGGCCGAGGAGCTCGGCCTCACGTGGCTGGCCGAGATCGGCGCGCACGGTGTGGTCGCCGGTCCGGACGCCTCCCTGCAGGAGCAGCCGGCCAACGCGATCCTCAAGGCGCTCGGCCGCGAGGGCCTCACCCCGGCGGACCTCGACCTCGTCGAGATCAACGAGGCGTTCGCCGCCGTCGGCATCGTGTCGACCGACAAGCTCGGGCTCGACCCCGAGAAGGTCAACGTCAACGGCGGTGCCATCGCGCTGGGCCACCCGGTGGGCATGAGCGGGGCGCGGATCGCGCTGCACCTCGCCCTCGAGCTCAAGCGCCGCGGCGGCGGGATCGGCGCGGCGGCCCTGTGCGGCGGCGGCGGGCAGGGCGACGCCCTCGTCCTGCGCGTGCCCGGCGCCTGA
- the mce gene encoding methylmalonyl-CoA epimerase — protein MSSPSPSEVLGPVVTAIDHVGLAVRDLDEAVAFYARTFGLAKTHEEVNEEQGVREAMLGIGDAAIQLLAPLRPDSAIGKFLERNGEGIQQVAFRVTDVEVAAQRLREAGLRLLYDAPRHGTAGSRVNFVHPKDCGGVLVELVEPAGS, from the coding sequence GTGAGCTCCCCCAGCCCGTCCGAGGTGCTCGGACCCGTCGTCACCGCCATCGACCACGTCGGCCTCGCCGTGCGCGACCTCGACGAGGCCGTGGCCTTCTACGCCCGTACGTTCGGGCTCGCGAAGACGCACGAGGAGGTCAACGAGGAGCAGGGCGTGCGCGAGGCGATGCTCGGGATCGGCGACGCCGCGATCCAGCTGCTCGCGCCGCTGCGCCCGGACTCGGCGATCGGGAAGTTCCTCGAGCGCAACGGCGAGGGCATCCAGCAGGTGGCGTTCCGGGTCACCGACGTCGAGGTCGCCGCGCAACGGCTGCGCGAGGCAGGGCTGCGCCTGCTCTACGACGCGCCGCGGCACGGCACGGCCGGCTCCCGCGTGAACTTCGTGCACCCCAAGGACTGCGGCGGCGTGCTCGTCGAGCTCGTCGAGCCCGCCGGCTCCTGA
- a CDS encoding VWA domain-containing protein, translated as MTFLSAWRLLLLVAPIALLAAYVVVQRRRHTQVLRFTSVAMLDSVAPKRSGWKRHVPAALAVLSIAVLTVAFAQPVMALRTPRDASTILLVLDTSASMTATDVAPNRLAAAEAQATSFVEGLPDGVQVGLVTFDQAARLVVAPTSDKAPVTDALTTLEVGPGTATAAGIRTALAAIEGLPKPDSGKTPPTAIVLMSDGTPTVADFGQDPVQAANAAAADARAAGVPVDTIAFGTPDGIVNVQGQDVPVPVDVQAMQAIADTSGGQSFTAETANQLGSIYDSIGKDVAYEVKTQEVTALFAGVALLLAIAAATAGILWNQRLV; from the coding sequence ATGACCTTCCTGTCCGCCTGGCGGCTCCTGCTGCTCGTGGCACCGATCGCGCTGCTCGCGGCGTACGTCGTGGTGCAGCGACGCCGGCACACCCAGGTGCTGCGCTTCACGAGCGTCGCGATGCTCGACTCGGTGGCGCCGAAGCGGTCCGGCTGGAAGCGGCACGTGCCGGCCGCGCTGGCGGTGCTGTCGATCGCGGTGCTCACCGTCGCGTTCGCGCAGCCGGTCATGGCGCTGCGCACGCCGCGCGACGCCTCGACGATCCTGCTCGTGCTCGACACCTCGGCGTCCATGACCGCGACCGACGTCGCGCCCAACCGGCTCGCCGCCGCGGAGGCGCAGGCGACGAGCTTCGTCGAGGGGCTCCCGGACGGCGTGCAGGTGGGGCTCGTGACCTTCGACCAGGCTGCCCGGCTCGTGGTGGCGCCGACCTCGGACAAGGCGCCGGTGACCGACGCGCTGACCACGCTCGAGGTGGGCCCCGGCACGGCCACCGCCGCCGGCATACGCACCGCGCTCGCCGCGATCGAGGGGTTGCCCAAACCGGACTCCGGCAAGACCCCGCCCACCGCGATCGTGCTCATGAGCGACGGCACGCCCACCGTCGCCGACTTCGGCCAGGACCCGGTGCAGGCGGCGAACGCGGCCGCGGCCGACGCCCGGGCCGCCGGCGTCCCCGTGGACACCATCGCCTTCGGCACGCCCGACGGGATCGTCAACGTTCAGGGTCAGGACGTGCCGGTGCCCGTGGACGTCCAGGCGATGCAGGCCATCGCCGACACCAGCGGCGGCCAGAGCTTCACGGCCGAGACCGCCAACCAGCTGGGCTCGATCTACGACTCGATCGGCAAGGACGTCGCCTACGAGGTGAAGACGCAGGAAGTCACGGCGCTGTTCGCCGGCGTCGCCCTGCTGCTCGCCATCGCCGCCGCGACGGCCGGGATCCTCTGGAACCAGCGCCTGGTCTGA
- a CDS encoding PDZ domain-containing protein, producing MDETYEPRELPPVEPAPTHDVWTSPLWGSPETVAGYWSEARASHTLPPPVQVEEAAPPARTSRRLMVGTALFLAALLAGVGIALAIPRDSATQVASPPAATPTPGISAPSIPGQGDGSQGQGLLPGQGQLPGQGLPGQGQLPGSQTGSSVDQAAVDAVAPGLVNIISTVGYDGSEASGTGIVLTSDGVILTNHHVVAGSTSLKVAVAGTSTYYAADVLGYDASHDVAVIKLRGASGLTTAPLGDSGSVQVGDTVIGLGNAGGLGGKPIAAGGSVTGLDKQITAMDSENGVSEQLSNLIETNANIQPGDSGGALVSSDGKVVGMITAGSVSTGRGLSHTTDGYAIPINQALQIAQDIRDGRSTSTNHLGSSAFLGVTVSGSALGSSDGVTIAGVVNGSAAEKAGLVAGDRITALDGHRVTDNASLRSLIAPHHPGDTVSLTWVTANGRSHTASITFGSGPVG from the coding sequence ATGGACGAGACGTACGAGCCGCGCGAGCTCCCGCCGGTCGAGCCGGCACCCACGCACGACGTGTGGACCTCTCCCCTCTGGGGGAGCCCGGAGACGGTCGCGGGCTACTGGAGCGAGGCCCGGGCCTCGCACACCCTCCCGCCGCCCGTGCAGGTCGAGGAGGCGGCGCCGCCCGCCCGCACCTCGCGCCGGCTGATGGTGGGCACGGCGCTGTTCCTCGCCGCCCTGCTCGCCGGGGTGGGCATCGCCCTGGCCATCCCGCGCGACTCCGCCACGCAGGTGGCCTCTCCCCCCGCCGCCACGCCCACGCCCGGCATCTCGGCGCCGAGCATCCCCGGCCAGGGCGACGGCTCGCAGGGCCAGGGTCTGCTCCCCGGGCAGGGGCAGCTGCCGGGCCAGGGCCTCCCCGGCCAGGGCCAGCTCCCGGGGTCGCAGACCGGGTCCTCGGTCGACCAGGCCGCGGTCGACGCCGTCGCCCCCGGGCTGGTGAACATCATCAGCACCGTCGGGTACGACGGCAGCGAGGCCAGCGGCACCGGCATCGTCCTGACCTCCGACGGCGTGATCCTCACCAACCACCACGTGGTGGCCGGGTCCACCTCGCTCAAGGTCGCCGTCGCCGGTACCAGCACCTACTACGCGGCGGACGTGCTCGGCTACGACGCCTCGCACGACGTCGCCGTCATCAAGTTGCGCGGCGCGTCCGGCCTCACCACGGCCCCGCTCGGCGACTCCGGCAGCGTCCAGGTGGGCGACACCGTCATCGGCCTCGGCAACGCCGGCGGCCTGGGCGGCAAGCCGATCGCCGCGGGCGGCAGCGTGACCGGGCTCGACAAGCAGATCACCGCGATGGACTCCGAGAACGGGGTCTCCGAGCAGCTGAGCAACCTCATCGAGACCAACGCCAACATCCAGCCGGGCGACTCCGGCGGCGCGCTGGTGAGCAGCGACGGCAAGGTCGTCGGCATGATCACGGCCGGGTCCGTGTCGACCGGGCGCGGGCTCTCCCACACCACCGACGGCTACGCCATCCCGATCAACCAGGCGCTGCAGATCGCGCAGGACATCCGCGACGGGCGGTCCACGAGCACCAACCACCTCGGCAGCAGCGCCTTCCTCGGCGTCACGGTGTCCGGCTCCGCGCTCGGCTCGTCCGACGGCGTCACCATCGCCGGGGTCGTGAACGGCTCGGCCGCCGAGAAGGCGGGCCTCGTCGCCGGTGACCGGATCACCGCGCTCGACGGCCACCGCGTGACCGACAACGCCTCGCTGCGCTCGCTGATCGCGCCCCACCACCCCGGCGACACCGTGTCGCTCACGTGGGTCACCGCCAACGGCCGCTCCCACACGGCCTCCATCACCTTCGGCTCCGGGCCCGTCGGATGA
- the ccrA gene encoding crotonyl-CoA carboxylase/reductase, translated as MKQILEAILSGTATSEDFAALEIPESYRAVTVHKDEEHMFDDVPTRDKDPRRSLHVEDVPVPELGPGEALVAVMASSVNYNTVWTSMFEPVSTFGFLERYGRTNPLAKRHDLPYHVVGSDLSGVVLRTGPGVHTWHPGDEVVAHCLSVELESPLGHNDTMLDPEQRIWGFETNFGGLAEIALVKANQLLHKPAHLTWEEAAVPGLVNSTAYRQLVSQNGAGMKQGDLVLIWGASGGLGSYATQMALNGGATPICVVSSPEKAEICRRMGAELIIDRNADDYRFWKDDQTQDPKEWRRLGARIRELTGGDDVDIVFEHPGRETFGASVYVARKGGTIVTCASTSGFLHEYDNRFLWMNLKRIVGSHFANYREAWEANRLIARGKIHPTLSKTYALADTGQAAYDVHRNLHQGKVGVLALAPEENLGVRDAAMRAQHLDAINRFKDV; from the coding sequence GTGAAGCAGATCCTCGAGGCGATCCTCAGCGGCACCGCGACGTCGGAGGACTTCGCCGCGCTCGAGATCCCGGAGTCCTACCGCGCCGTCACGGTGCACAAGGACGAGGAGCACATGTTCGACGACGTGCCCACCCGCGACAAGGACCCGAGGCGCAGCCTGCACGTCGAGGACGTCCCCGTGCCCGAGCTCGGCCCGGGCGAGGCCCTCGTGGCCGTGATGGCGAGCTCGGTGAACTACAACACCGTGTGGACGTCGATGTTCGAGCCGGTCTCCACCTTCGGGTTCCTCGAGCGCTACGGGCGCACCAACCCGCTGGCCAAGCGGCACGACCTGCCCTACCACGTCGTGGGGTCGGACCTCTCCGGCGTCGTGCTGCGCACCGGCCCGGGCGTGCACACCTGGCACCCCGGCGACGAGGTCGTCGCCCACTGCCTCTCGGTCGAGCTCGAGAGCCCGCTCGGCCACAACGACACGATGCTCGACCCGGAGCAGCGCATCTGGGGCTTCGAGACCAACTTCGGCGGCCTGGCCGAGATCGCCCTGGTGAAGGCCAACCAGCTGCTGCACAAGCCGGCCCACCTCACGTGGGAGGAGGCTGCGGTCCCCGGACTGGTGAACTCCACCGCCTACCGACAGCTGGTGTCGCAGAACGGCGCCGGCATGAAGCAGGGCGACCTCGTCCTGATCTGGGGCGCCTCGGGCGGGCTCGGCTCCTACGCCACCCAGATGGCGCTCAACGGCGGGGCCACGCCGATCTGCGTGGTGTCCTCGCCGGAGAAGGCCGAGATCTGCCGCCGCATGGGCGCCGAGCTCATCATCGACCGCAACGCCGACGACTACCGGTTCTGGAAGGACGACCAGACCCAGGACCCCAAGGAGTGGCGCCGCCTCGGCGCGCGCATCCGCGAGCTCACCGGCGGGGACGACGTCGACATCGTCTTCGAGCACCCGGGCCGCGAGACGTTCGGCGCGTCGGTGTACGTCGCGCGCAAGGGCGGCACCATCGTCACCTGCGCGTCGACGTCGGGCTTCCTGCACGAGTACGACAACCGCTTCCTCTGGATGAACCTCAAGCGCATCGTCGGCTCGCACTTCGCGAACTACCGCGAGGCGTGGGAGGCCAACCGGCTCATCGCGCGCGGCAAGATCCACCCCACGCTGTCGAAGACCTACGCCCTCGCCGACACCGGCCAGGCGGCCTACGACGTCCACCGCAACCTGCACCAGGGCAAGGTCGGCGTGCTCGCCCTCGCGCCCGAGGAGAACCTCGGCGTCCGCGACGCCGCGATGCGCGCGCAGCACCTCGACGCGATCAACCGCTTCAAGGACGTCTGA
- a CDS encoding DUF58 domain-containing protein: MSPRPTEAATEVASVPVAQVATRSDVLRRLELEVRRRVEGRLSGDHATLAVGPGSERAGACAYEPGDDARLIDWNLSARSGETYVRQTEADREAQTWIVVDRSASLDFGTARAEKRDVALGAVAAFGMLRLGGGNRIGVVMSGTGTLRHLPARQGRAAFMAALSAVHDTPRMAAPPGEGTDLAAACRWLQGAARRRGQVVVVSDFLDPDTWQRELRLLSLRHEVVAVHVTDPRELALPDVGILAVVDAETGRQRYVDAGSRGLRERYAEAARSRDHAIRTAIHSAGAEYLALSTERDWLSDTVAFVLRRRAIRRQPAMAAYPRTMPVAPGGAPSRTGTDLR, translated from the coding sequence ATGAGCCCGCGGCCCACGGAGGCCGCCACCGAGGTCGCGTCCGTCCCGGTGGCGCAGGTCGCCACGCGCTCGGACGTGCTGCGCCGGCTCGAGCTCGAGGTGCGCCGGCGCGTGGAGGGCCGGCTCAGCGGCGACCACGCCACGCTCGCCGTCGGCCCCGGCAGCGAGCGGGCCGGTGCCTGCGCCTACGAGCCCGGCGACGACGCGCGCCTCATCGACTGGAACCTCTCGGCCCGCTCGGGCGAGACCTACGTGCGGCAGACCGAGGCCGACCGCGAGGCGCAGACCTGGATCGTGGTGGACCGCTCGGCGAGCCTGGACTTCGGCACAGCACGCGCGGAGAAGCGCGACGTGGCCCTCGGCGCGGTGGCCGCCTTCGGGATGCTGCGCCTCGGCGGCGGCAACCGGATCGGCGTCGTGATGAGCGGCACCGGCACGCTGCGGCACCTGCCGGCGCGGCAGGGGCGGGCTGCGTTCATGGCCGCGCTGAGCGCCGTGCACGACACCCCGCGCATGGCCGCGCCGCCCGGCGAGGGCACCGACCTCGCAGCCGCCTGCCGGTGGCTGCAGGGCGCCGCCCGGCGCCGCGGCCAGGTCGTCGTCGTCTCGGACTTCCTCGACCCCGACACCTGGCAGCGCGAGCTGCGCCTGCTCTCGCTGCGCCACGAGGTGGTGGCGGTCCACGTCACCGACCCGCGCGAGCTCGCGCTGCCCGACGTCGGCATCCTCGCCGTCGTCGACGCCGAGACCGGGCGGCAGCGCTACGTCGACGCCGGCTCGCGAGGGCTGCGCGAGCGCTACGCCGAGGCCGCGCGCTCCCGCGACCACGCGATCCGCACGGCGATCCACTCGGCGGGCGCCGAGTACCTCGCCCTGTCCACCGAGCGCGACTGGCTCTCCGACACCGTGGCGTTCGTCCTGCGCCGGCGCGCGATCCGCCGGCAGCCCGCGATGGCCGCCTACCCCCGCACCATGCCCGTGGCGCCCGGCGGCGCCCCCTCCCGAACCGGAACGGACCTGCGATGA
- the meaB gene encoding methylmalonyl Co-A mutase-associated GTPase MeaB, protein MTDHVADLVARAREGQPRAVARLISYVEDASPVMREATAALAPYAGHAHVVGITGAPGVGKSTTTSALVGAYRAQGLRVGVLAVDPSSPFSGGALLGDRVRMQEHATDPGVFIRSMASRGHLGGLSWATPQAVRVLDAAGVDVVIVETVGVGQSEVEVAAEADTTLVLVAPGMGDGVQAAKAGILEIGDVFVVNKADREGADTTLRELRHMITLGTGPRAGSSDDPWSPPVVRAVASRGEGIDDVLAAVTEHRAWLERTGELAARRRARAAGEIEAIAFAALRRRIGDLHGDARLDALAARVVAGELDPYAAADTLVEGLAG, encoded by the coding sequence GTGACCGACCACGTCGCCGACCTCGTCGCCCGGGCGCGCGAGGGGCAGCCGCGCGCCGTCGCCCGGCTGATCTCCTACGTCGAGGACGCCTCGCCGGTGATGCGCGAGGCCACGGCGGCGCTCGCGCCGTACGCAGGACACGCCCACGTCGTCGGCATCACCGGGGCGCCGGGCGTCGGCAAGTCCACGACCACCTCGGCGCTGGTCGGGGCCTACCGCGCCCAGGGGCTGCGCGTGGGCGTGCTCGCGGTGGACCCGTCCTCGCCGTTCTCCGGCGGCGCGCTGCTCGGCGACCGCGTCCGGATGCAGGAGCACGCCACCGACCCGGGGGTCTTCATCCGCTCGATGGCCTCCCGCGGGCACCTCGGCGGGCTGTCGTGGGCCACGCCGCAGGCCGTGCGCGTGCTCGACGCCGCGGGGGTCGACGTCGTCATCGTCGAGACGGTCGGGGTCGGCCAGAGCGAGGTGGAGGTGGCCGCGGAGGCCGACACCACCCTCGTGCTCGTGGCGCCCGGGATGGGCGACGGGGTGCAGGCCGCGAAGGCCGGGATCCTTGAGATCGGCGACGTGTTCGTGGTCAACAAGGCCGACCGCGAGGGCGCCGACACCACGCTGCGCGAGCTGCGGCACATGATCACGCTCGGCACGGGCCCCCGGGCCGGGTCGTCCGACGACCCGTGGTCGCCGCCCGTCGTGCGCGCCGTCGCCAGCAGGGGCGAGGGGATCGACGACGTCCTGGCCGCCGTCACGGAGCACCGGGCCTGGCTGGAGCGCACCGGCGAGCTGGCCGCCCGGCGCCGCGCCCGGGCCGCCGGCGAGATCGAGGCGATCGCGTTCGCCGCCCTGCGCCGGCGCATCGGCGACCTGCACGGCGACGCGCGGCTCGACGCGCTCGCGGCCCGCGTCGTCGCCGGCGAGCTCGACCCCTACGCCGCCGCCGACACCCTGGTGGAGGGCCTCGCCGGCTGA
- a CDS encoding tetratricopeptide repeat protein, which produces MADDRMARVSTPSSLPLHGAVDLGALAAAREAQARAEQRIAAGEVAAPPGVVVDVTEADFQATVIDLSFQVPVVVDLWADWCQPCKTLSPILERLAAADGGAWLLAKVDVDANPRIAQAFQVQSIPTIYAVIKGQPVPLFQGALPEAQVRQYLDELLRAAAANGVTGRVGGDAGEPAAEADAEPEGDPRFDAAYEAIEAGDWDAAQAAYEQVLADSPADADAKAGLAQVALLRRTDGADPVEALAAADAAPDSLDAQALAADVELLDGRVEEAFARIVDLVRRSAGDERSAARDHLLSLFTLVGDDDPRVAKARTALANALF; this is translated from the coding sequence ATGGCGGATGACAGGATGGCTCGCGTGAGCACTCCGTCGTCACTCCCGCTCCACGGCGCCGTCGACCTCGGCGCCCTCGCCGCCGCCCGCGAGGCGCAGGCCCGCGCCGAGCAGCGCATCGCCGCCGGCGAGGTGGCCGCGCCGCCCGGGGTCGTCGTCGACGTCACGGAGGCCGACTTCCAGGCCACCGTGATCGACCTGTCGTTCCAGGTGCCCGTCGTGGTGGACCTCTGGGCCGACTGGTGCCAGCCGTGCAAGACGCTCTCGCCGATCCTCGAGCGGCTCGCTGCCGCCGACGGCGGGGCCTGGCTGCTGGCCAAGGTCGACGTCGACGCCAACCCGCGCATCGCGCAGGCCTTCCAGGTGCAGTCGATCCCCACCATCTACGCCGTCATCAAGGGCCAGCCGGTGCCGCTGTTCCAGGGCGCGCTGCCCGAGGCGCAGGTGCGCCAGTACCTCGACGAGCTGCTGCGCGCCGCCGCGGCCAACGGGGTCACCGGGCGCGTCGGCGGCGACGCCGGAGAGCCGGCCGCCGAGGCCGACGCGGAGCCGGAGGGCGACCCGCGGTTCGACGCGGCGTACGAGGCCATCGAGGCCGGCGACTGGGACGCCGCCCAGGCCGCCTACGAGCAGGTGCTCGCCGACTCGCCCGCGGACGCCGACGCCAAGGCCGGCCTCGCGCAGGTGGCGCTGCTGCGGCGCACCGACGGCGCCGACCCGGTGGAGGCCCTGGCCGCCGCCGACGCCGCGCCCGACTCGCTCGACGCGCAGGCCCTCGCCGCCGACGTCGAGCTGCTCGACGGCCGGGTGGAGGAGGCGTTCGCGCGCATCGTCGACCTGGTGCGCCGCAGCGCGGGCGACGAGCGCAGCGCCGCGCGCGACCACCTGCTCTCGCTGTTCACCCTCGTGGGCGACGACGACCCGCGCGTCGCCAAGGCCCGCACCGCGCTGGCCAACGCCCTGTTCTGA